TCGGTGTCTCGGTCGCCCCAGTAGCGACTGGCGCCACCCGAGAGCGGTTCGACCGACCGCGGTTCGGGTATCGCGTCCGTCCCCAGCAGGTCCGCCGTCCCGAGCGCGAAGGGCGCCCCGGCGATGCCCCTGAGCGCCGCCCGCCGTCCATCGTCCACCCTCCGCTCTTCAGTCACCGTCGACCCCCACCCGTTCGTACATCGGAAACCTCAGACGATTATTGTAAAACAGATTGGCTAAACGTAACGGTTCGTATGCCCGGTCGTTAATAACGGCCGGGGATGTGACCGGAGAGAGATACGTTTCGTGCCGGTCGGCAGACGCGTCGCGGTCGCTCCCACGCATCACGTTCCGGGGGCAGCGACGGGGACAGCGGCAATATATGCACGAAAATCCACCGGTGCCGTATATTGAAGGCAAAATCTTTTCAATATCATCTACCGTAGGTCGTGCAACACCAAAGGGTGGTATACGTGCCGGAAATGGAAACAGCGCGGTTCGAGACCGACCTGAGTCTCTTCAAATACGACGACCTGGAACAGCTCCCGCCGGCCTATCGCGACCTCGACGAAGTCGCGCGCACCGAGCGCATCGAGGCCGCACTGGCCGAGCTGGGCGACGACGTGGTCATCCTGGGCCACAACTACCAGCGCCGGGAGATCGTCGAACACGCCGACTTCGTCGGCGACTCCTACCAGCTCTCGAAGGAGGCCGCCGCGGCCGACGCCGACTACGTGATCTTCGGCGGCGTGACGTTCATGGCCGAGTCCGCCGACATCATCACCGACGACGATCAGTCCGTGATCCTCCCGAGCATGGAGGCGTCCTGCCCGATGGCCGGGATGGCGGAAGCGCTGCAGGTCGACGCCGCGTGGGCGGAACTCACCGCCGCGACCGACGACGACATCGTGCCGATCACCTACATGAACAGCTACGCCGACCTGAAGGCCTTCTGCGCCGAGCAGGGCGGGCTGGTCTGTACCTCCTCGAACGCCCACCGGGCCTTCGAGTACGCCTTCGAGAGGGGCGAGAAGGTCCTCTTCCTCCCGGACAAGCACCTCGGGGAGAACACGGCTCACAGGTTGGGACTGGAGGACGAGATCGTCGAGTGGGACCCCTGGGATCCCGAGAGCAAAGACGCGAGCGCCGCGGTCGAGAACGACGTGATCCTCTGGGACGGCTACTGCCAGGTCCACGAGCGATTCCGCGAGAGTCACGTCGAGGACCTGCGCGAGGAACGCCCGGACGCCAACGTCGTCGTCCACCCGGAGTGCCGTCGGGAGGTCGTCGAGGCCGCCGACGTGGTCGGGTCCACCGCGACCATCTGCGAGACGGTCGCCGAGGCCGACCCCGGCGAGGCCTGGGCCATCGGCACGGAGATCCACCTCGCGAACCACCTCGACCGCTGGCACCCGGAGGTGGAGGTCCTGCCGCTCTGCGGCGACGCCTGCATGGACTGCAACGCCATGCGCCAGATCGACCCCAACTACCTGACCTGGGTGCTCGAGGAACTCGTCGAGGGCCGCGAACGCAACGTGATCGAGGTCGCGCCCGCGGAGAAGGAACTGGCACAGGTCGCACTCGACCGGATGCTGGAGATCTGATCCGATGTCCGCACACACCGAATCCGACGTGCTCGTGATCGGCTCCGGGATCGCCGGCCTCGCTGCCGCGCTGGCCGCGGCCCGCGAGGGCGCCGACGTGACCGTCGCGACGAAGGCCACCCGCCCGGAGGGGTCGGCCTCCTGGTGGGCCCAGGGGGGCATCGCCGTCGCGCGCGACGACCCCGAGCAGTTCAAGCGCGACGTCCTCGCGGCCTCGGACGGCACGGCCGACCCGGACGCCGTCGACGTGCTCGTCGAGAACGCGAACGACGCCGTCGAGGACGTCCTGCTGGAGACCCTCGACGTCGCGTTCGACGAGGCCCAGGGCGACTTCGACTTCGGGCGCGAGGCCGCCCACTCGGCGGACCGCATCCTCCACGTCGACGCCTCGACGGGGAAACACGTCCACGTCCCGTTCCTGAACTACCTCGACGACCACGACGGGGTCCGGATCAGAGACGACACCGCCGCGCTCGAACTGATCCGCCACGAGGGCCGGGCCCACGGGGCCGTCCTCGAATCGGACGGCGAATTCGCCCCCCACTTCGCGGGGTCGGTCGTGCTCGCGACCGGCGGCATCGGGGACCTCTATCCCAGGTCGACCAACCCCGCTGGCTCGACCGGGGACGGCATCGCCATGGCGGCCCTGGCGGGCGCGGAGGTCACGGACATGGAGTACGTCCAGTTCCACCCCACGGTGTGCGTTGCCAACGACAGTCCCTTCCTCGTCAGCGAGGCCGTCCGCGGCGAGGGTGCAGTGCTCCGCAACGGCGAGGGCGAGCGGTTCATGCCCGACTACCACGAGGACGCCGAACTCGCCCCCCGGGATGTCGTCGCCCGCGCGGTCCAGACCGAACGCGACGCGACGGGCGAGGTCCTGCTGGACGTGCGTCCCCTCGACTTCGCCGGCGCGTTCCCCGATCTCGTCGAGAAGTGCGAAGATCACGGCGTCGACTGGGAAACCGGGATCCCGGTCGTCCCGGCCGAGCACTTCTGCTGCGGCGGGATCGACGTCGACGACCGCGGGCGGACGAGTCTCGACCGGCTCTACGCCGTCGGCGAGTGCTCCCGCACGGGCGTCCACGGCGCGAACCGGCTGGCTTCG
Above is a genomic segment from Halorientalis sp. LT38 containing:
- a CDS encoding L-aspartate oxidase — protein: MSAHTESDVLVIGSGIAGLAAALAAAREGADVTVATKATRPEGSASWWAQGGIAVARDDPEQFKRDVLAASDGTADPDAVDVLVENANDAVEDVLLETLDVAFDEAQGDFDFGREAAHSADRILHVDASTGKHVHVPFLNYLDDHDGVRIRDDTAALELIRHEGRAHGAVLESDGEFAPHFAGSVVLATGGIGDLYPRSTNPAGSTGDGIAMAALAGAEVTDMEYVQFHPTVCVANDSPFLVSEAVRGEGAVLRNGEGERFMPDYHEDAELAPRDVVARAVQTERDATGEVLLDVRPLDFAGAFPDLVEKCEDHGVDWETGIPVVPAEHFCCGGIDVDDRGRTSLDRLYAVGECSRTGVHGANRLASTSLLEGLVWGLRAGADAAGTDAEVVEAPELLERDPELPDRFAAEKFRRLRRVMDEYVGLERDPEDLGRAMAVLRRLKGEVDAYTRTRTSRSLYELRSASVTALLIARQAAANDESVGCHHLAESPSTDAESDAPEPRADD
- the nadA gene encoding quinolinate synthase NadA; this encodes METARFETDLSLFKYDDLEQLPPAYRDLDEVARTERIEAALAELGDDVVILGHNYQRREIVEHADFVGDSYQLSKEAAAADADYVIFGGVTFMAESADIITDDDQSVILPSMEASCPMAGMAEALQVDAAWAELTAATDDDIVPITYMNSYADLKAFCAEQGGLVCTSSNAHRAFEYAFERGEKVLFLPDKHLGENTAHRLGLEDEIVEWDPWDPESKDASAAVENDVILWDGYCQVHERFRESHVEDLREERPDANVVVHPECRREVVEAADVVGSTATICETVAEADPGEAWAIGTEIHLANHLDRWHPEVEVLPLCGDACMDCNAMRQIDPNYLTWVLEELVEGRERNVIEVAPAEKELAQVALDRMLEI